The Streptomyces sp. JB150 genomic interval ACTCCGGCCTGCCCGAGGGCGACCCGCTGCCGCCGCTGCCGGAGGGCTGCTTCGCCCTGGAGGACGTCGACCACGCGGCCGGCGAGCTGGTGCGGAAGATCCGCTCCTTCCGTCCCCAGGTGATCACCACCTACGACGAGAACGGCGGCTACCCGCACCCCGACCACATCATGACCCACAAGATCACGATGGTGGCCTTCGAGGGCGCGGCCGACACCGAGAAGTACCCCGAGGCCGAGTACGGCCCGGCCTACCAGCCGCTGAAGGTCTACTACAACCAGGGCTTCAACCGCCCCCGCACCGAGGCCCTGCACCAGGCCATGCTGGACCGCGGCCTGGAGTCCCCCTACGGGGACTGGCTCAAGCGCTGGGACGAGTCCGGCTTCAAGGACCGCACCCTCACCACCCACGTGCCCTGCGCCGAGTTCTTCGAGATCCGCGACAAGGCCCTGCTCGCCCACCGCACCCAGATCGACCCCGACGGCGGCTGGTTCCGTGTCCCGCTGGAGCTGCAGAAGGAGGTCTGGCCCACCGAGGAGTACGAGCTGGCGAAGTCCCTCGTCGATACCTCCCTCCCCGAGGACGACCTCTTCGCGGGCATCCGGGACAATGCCTGACATGACCCCAAGCACAAGCCTGGCCGTGACGCACTTCGTGACCATCGCCAAGGAGTTCGACAAGGACAAGGTCACCCCCGGTGTCCTCGGCTTCATCGTCTTCGCGGTGATGGGCCTGGCCGTCTGGGCCCTGATGAAGTCGATGAACAAGCACATGGGCAAGGTCGACTTCGAGGAGGCCCCGGCGGACGGCGGCGAGCCGTCGGCCGCCGCCCCCGAGGCGACAAAGAGCTGACCCGCCCGGTCAGCGGGCGTCACCGGCCGCCCGCACCGCCACGCCCATCACCTCCCGGGCGTGGCGGCTCGGCACCATGCCCAGGCGCCACGCCTGCCGGCCCGCCTCCAGGCTGACCCGCGCTCCAGCAGCAGCCCGTACGCCGCGACACAGCCGTCGAGCTTCTCGTCGCGCGCCGGATGCCCGGCGCGGGCCGGCTGGGCCGGCCCTTCCCGCGCCACCGCCGTCCCCACCTCCACCCCGCCCACAGCGGCGTACGGCAGCAGCGTGCAGCGCGGGAAGCGGGCCCGGTCCTCGCCCCGCCGGTCGCCGTACGACGCGAACAGGCCGGCCGTCTCGTCGCACGGGGCGAGCGCCTGCGCCGTGCGCGCGTCGCCCGCGTCCACCACGGCCGGCTCCAGGCAGGTCCCCGCCTCGCCGTGGGGGACGCCGATGCGCTGGAAGCCGGCGCGGGCGTCGACCAGCAGCCGGCGGGCGAAACCCGAGTCGCGCAGCGGGCCGGTCCGCGCCGCCCGCTGGTCGCGGGTGACCCGCGCGGAGTGGTGCCGGGCACACAGGCCAGGCCGTACACGTCCCGCATCGGGCAGGTGCCCGAACGACTGCTCCAGCGCCGCCCGCCGCCGCGCTCTTGTCCGCGCCCAGCTGCCGCGGTCCGCCCTGCGCCGGCCCGGTCGCCGCGGCGAGCACTGGCTGCTGACCGGGGAACGGCCGGATGCCGCGCCTCCAGTGCCGTCAGCCACTGGACCGCAGCCGCTCCGGCCCGCCGGGCTGCCCGGCCGCGCCCGCGCGGTGGTGCGCCACCGGCAGATGCGCCCCGGCCACCTTCACGACGGTCGCCGCCGCCCCCGCGCACCCGACGGTCACGCCGGCGCCCAGCGCGGTCCCGGTGCCGGTGCCCAGCGCCAGATCGGCGACGGCCGCGGCGACCGCCGCGACCACCGCCACCATCAGCGGCGTCCCGGCCCCCTCGCGCGCGTAGCGCTGCCCGAAGGTCAGCCGCCCGGCCTCCCCGTCCAGCGCCCGGCCTCCGCCTCGTCCAGCGCCCGGGCGTAGGCCTCGTACTTCTCCCCGGCCGCCCGCGCCATCGCGTCCAGCGCCCCGCGCGCCCGCGTCAGCAGCACCTTCCCGTCGACGCGGCCCCCGGACCGCCGCACCTCCTCCACGACCCTCACCAGCCGCCGCTCGGCCTCGGCCCGATGACTGTCCCGCATGGCGCGTCGCCCTCCGGCGGCAACGGCGTGCCCGGCCACGTGTGCGGCGCGGGACGAGTCGAGGGGAGAGGGCGTGACCGCCGCGATCCCGGGCGCCGCGTCCCGTGCCGTGCGCCGGGGAACGGGTACTGGGGCAGGATGGGAACCATGCCGAACCGACTCGCCCACGAGACGTCCCCCTACCTGCTCCAGCACGCGGACAACCCCGTCGACTGGTGGCCCTGGTCCGAGGAGGCGTTCGCGGAGGCGCGGCGCCGGGACGTGCCCGTGCTGCTGAGCGTCGGCTACGCGAGCTGCCACTGGTGCCACGTCATGGCGCACGAGTCCTTCGAGGACGAGACCACCGCCGCCTACCTCAACGAGCACTTCGT includes:
- the mca gene encoding mycothiol conjugate amidase Mca codes for the protein MAVHAHPDDESSKGAATMAKYVSEGVDVLVVTCTGGERGSILNPKLQGDTYIEENIHEVRRKEMDEAREILGVKQEWLGFVDSGLPEGDPLPPLPEGCFALEDVDHAAGELVRKIRSFRPQVITTYDENGGYPHPDHIMTHKITMVAFEGAADTEKYPEAEYGPAYQPLKVYYNQGFNRPRTEALHQAMLDRGLESPYGDWLKRWDESGFKDRTLTTHVPCAEFFEIRDKALLAHRTQIDPDGGWFRVPLELQKEVWPTEEYELAKSLVDTSLPEDDLFAGIRDNA